A stretch of Nitrospira sp. DNA encodes these proteins:
- a CDS encoding vitamin B12-dependent ribonucleotide reductase: MEIARFYTKRQSDPYADQTYVERTSQPPGKTTPISVLAPRSWSQTAVDILVQKYMRKTGVPQPGSDRVGRETDARQVFRRLADCWTMWGRRAGNYFLTEEDAQAFNDEMQYMLAHQIGAPNSPQWFNTGLSLAYSIKGPAQGLWRWDPQQQDTVEVRDSYECPQASACYIQSIADNLVNENGIMNLWTREARLFKFGSGSGTNFSALRGKGERLSGGGESSGLMSWLKVGDTAAGAIKSGGTTRRAAKMVILNIDHPDIEAFINLKVQEEQKVAALVVGSHLCATHLNKIMQAAWITEEGREFVQPNPKFNTGLNEAIRAARVARIPETYIQRALSFAKKGQRNFAFSVYDLRWEGEAYQTVTGQNANNSIRLTKAFLDAVKTDATWNLTHRTDDRIAKTVRARDLWDQICAAAWQCADPGIQYDDIINEWHTTPAQGKITASNPCVTGDTLVATVKGWRRIEDIASDTEIIGSDGHLHPINRSFITGFEHVWRVCTSDGYELKATINHLVTTKNRGDVPVGELEHGDILVLSAGQFGARSVEPNLAFAIGLAVGDGCVSHFDTKYGRRSSINLTMHHDEAPVLATAAAGIQRQKDLHYALARCEGRYVPRPTSVFHVPTTSRVTCGAPSVIKDFSTYAILDEGSSNKRFTPAAFQLDKPSLAQVLRGLYTADGTVANYRDKSQYIALDSCSLTLLQQVQVLLLSFGIKSKLYRDRRGGSTIAELPSGKGSYRPYVVKEMYSLRISRSSRLLFEREIGFHPDSPKAARLRQLNEEVECYQDTLTTKFERLEWAAQTIVYDLTEPATQHFVANGFVVHNCSEFLSNDDTSCNLASLNLVKFLKPDGTFDLEAYRHAIRLWTIVLDITVFMASYPSRAIAERTAKLRQLGLGYANLGAVLMRMGLPYDSDQARAVAQGLTAILTGEAYATSADLALELGPFEYYVENLDAMLRVIRNHHRAAHGQSDGYEGLSVLPRPLNTALCPAVLAEAARNSWETALRKGSVSGFRNAQVTVLAPTGTIGLVMDCDTTGIEPDFSLVKYKTLAGGGTMKLINESVPLALRTLGYPATAADSMTRYIVGTSTLQDCPTISVNRLQQCGLSDAALDRIEAALPSVLDVTMAITPEIVGLEWCHQQLGVSSEEVQSPHFSLLQRLGFSPEDIATTSRHACGTLTIEGAPHLKAEHLAVFDCAVPGGALGTRSIAPEGHVKMLGAVQAFLSGGVSKTINMPAGAEVEDVAHVYQLAHDLGVKCIAVYRDGSKLSQPLNAIGAGELAQAVEQHNIPKVAQHLASLSVERGKHRPLPNKRQGYTQKAIIGGHKLYIRTGEYADGTLGEIFLDMHKEGAAFRSLMNCFAIAISMGLQYGVPLEEFVEAFTIMRFEPNGPVSGHDQIKMATSIMDYVMRDLAINYLNRQDLANIKMTGEDMRGDSVKPYIKTTPLRETAPSSMLDRELAEQARAKGYTGDPCPECLRFTLVQRGTCKTCVTCGANSGGCS, encoded by the coding sequence ATGGAAATCGCCCGCTTCTATACCAAACGTCAATCGGATCCCTACGCCGACCAAACGTACGTCGAACGGACCTCACAACCTCCCGGCAAAACCACCCCAATCAGTGTGCTGGCCCCGCGCAGCTGGTCTCAAACGGCCGTCGATATTCTGGTGCAAAAGTACATGCGCAAAACCGGCGTCCCTCAACCCGGCTCTGACCGGGTAGGCCGAGAGACCGATGCCCGGCAAGTCTTCCGGAGGTTGGCCGACTGTTGGACGATGTGGGGACGCCGAGCGGGGAACTACTTCCTGACAGAGGAGGATGCGCAAGCCTTCAACGATGAAATGCAGTACATGCTGGCCCATCAGATTGGGGCGCCCAATTCGCCTCAATGGTTCAACACCGGGCTCTCACTCGCCTACAGCATCAAAGGCCCAGCGCAGGGGTTATGGCGCTGGGATCCACAGCAACAGGACACCGTGGAAGTCCGCGATTCCTACGAATGTCCGCAGGCCAGTGCCTGTTACATCCAGTCCATTGCAGACAATCTCGTCAATGAGAACGGGATCATGAACCTCTGGACTCGCGAGGCGCGACTGTTCAAGTTCGGATCGGGCAGCGGGACCAATTTCTCGGCCCTCCGCGGTAAAGGCGAACGCCTCTCCGGGGGCGGCGAGAGCTCCGGCCTGATGTCCTGGCTCAAAGTTGGGGATACCGCCGCCGGCGCGATCAAATCCGGGGGCACCACCCGCCGCGCGGCCAAGATGGTCATCCTCAACATCGATCATCCCGACATCGAAGCCTTCATCAATCTCAAAGTCCAAGAAGAGCAGAAGGTCGCCGCCCTGGTTGTCGGGTCCCATCTGTGTGCCACGCATCTCAATAAAATCATGCAGGCGGCCTGGATCACGGAAGAAGGCCGCGAGTTCGTCCAACCCAACCCGAAATTCAACACGGGTCTCAATGAAGCCATCCGCGCTGCACGAGTTGCCCGGATCCCGGAAACGTACATCCAACGAGCCCTCAGCTTTGCCAAGAAAGGCCAGCGGAATTTTGCCTTCTCTGTCTATGACCTTAGATGGGAAGGAGAGGCCTACCAGACCGTCACGGGCCAGAACGCCAACAACAGTATCCGCCTGACCAAGGCCTTTCTCGATGCCGTCAAAACCGATGCGACCTGGAATCTCACCCATCGAACTGATGACAGGATCGCCAAGACCGTGCGCGCGCGGGACTTGTGGGATCAAATCTGCGCGGCCGCCTGGCAGTGCGCCGACCCCGGCATTCAATACGATGACATCATCAACGAATGGCACACGACGCCGGCACAAGGGAAAATCACAGCCAGTAACCCCTGTGTCACGGGCGATACGCTTGTCGCGACCGTCAAAGGCTGGCGTCGAATCGAGGACATCGCCAGTGACACGGAGATCATTGGGAGCGATGGACACCTGCATCCCATCAATCGGAGCTTCATCACCGGCTTCGAGCACGTGTGGAGGGTTTGCACGTCCGACGGATATGAACTCAAAGCCACGATCAATCACCTGGTCACGACCAAGAATCGTGGCGATGTTCCCGTGGGCGAGCTTGAGCATGGCGATATTCTCGTCCTCTCCGCTGGTCAATTCGGGGCACGATCAGTCGAACCCAACCTGGCCTTTGCCATCGGGCTCGCCGTGGGGGATGGGTGTGTATCGCATTTCGATACCAAGTATGGACGCCGCTCGAGCATCAATTTGACCATGCATCATGACGAAGCACCGGTTCTCGCGACGGCGGCCGCGGGCATCCAACGTCAGAAGGATTTGCACTATGCCCTGGCTCGTTGTGAAGGCCGCTATGTTCCTCGACCCACCTCAGTGTTCCACGTCCCAACGACGTCACGCGTGACATGTGGCGCTCCGTCCGTAATTAAAGATTTTTCTACATATGCCATTCTGGACGAAGGATCGAGCAATAAACGTTTTACGCCGGCGGCGTTCCAATTAGACAAGCCATCGCTTGCCCAGGTGCTGAGAGGGCTCTACACCGCGGACGGCACGGTGGCCAACTATAGAGACAAATCGCAGTACATCGCCCTCGATTCTTGTTCGCTCACGCTCTTGCAGCAAGTGCAGGTGCTACTGCTCTCCTTTGGAATTAAATCCAAGCTGTACCGCGATCGACGTGGAGGCAGCACCATCGCCGAATTGCCGAGCGGCAAGGGCTCGTACCGCCCTTACGTCGTCAAAGAGATGTATTCCTTGCGCATCTCACGCTCCTCTCGCCTGCTGTTTGAGCGAGAGATCGGCTTCCACCCGGACAGCCCGAAGGCCGCGAGGCTGCGCCAGTTGAATGAGGAGGTGGAGTGTTACCAAGACACGCTGACCACGAAGTTCGAGCGCTTGGAATGGGCGGCGCAAACGATCGTCTATGACCTCACGGAACCCGCCACGCAGCACTTCGTCGCGAACGGCTTCGTCGTGCACAACTGCTCAGAATTTCTTTCAAATGACGATACCTCATGTAACCTGGCGTCGCTCAATCTCGTCAAATTCTTGAAACCCGACGGCACCTTCGATCTTGAAGCCTATCGACACGCCATTCGGCTCTGGACCATCGTGTTAGACATCACAGTCTTCATGGCCTCGTATCCCAGCCGCGCGATCGCGGAACGGACCGCGAAACTCCGTCAACTCGGACTGGGCTACGCCAACCTCGGCGCTGTGCTCATGCGGATGGGGCTGCCCTATGATTCCGACCAAGCCCGGGCGGTCGCCCAAGGTCTCACCGCCATCCTCACCGGCGAAGCCTATGCGACCAGCGCCGATCTCGCCCTCGAACTGGGCCCATTCGAATATTATGTGGAGAACCTGGATGCGATGCTCCGGGTCATCCGGAACCATCATCGCGCCGCCCATGGCCAGAGCGACGGCTACGAAGGACTTTCGGTCCTCCCCCGTCCGCTCAATACCGCCCTCTGCCCGGCCGTCCTCGCGGAAGCCGCCCGGAACAGCTGGGAGACCGCTCTCAGAAAAGGCTCCGTCTCTGGATTCCGTAACGCACAAGTGACCGTCCTCGCCCCGACCGGAACGATCGGACTCGTAATGGATTGCGATACCACGGGCATCGAACCTGATTTCTCCCTGGTGAAGTACAAAACCTTGGCCGGCGGGGGCACGATGAAGCTGATCAATGAGTCGGTCCCCCTTGCGCTACGCACCCTCGGCTATCCCGCTACAGCGGCAGACAGCATGACACGCTATATCGTCGGGACCAGCACACTCCAGGACTGTCCCACCATCTCCGTCAACCGCCTGCAACAGTGCGGACTCTCAGACGCCGCACTCGACCGGATTGAAGCGGCACTGCCATCCGTTCTCGATGTCACGATGGCGATCACGCCCGAGATCGTCGGACTCGAATGGTGCCACCAACAGCTCGGCGTCTCCTCCGAAGAGGTGCAATCGCCACACTTCAGTTTGCTCCAACGGCTTGGATTCAGCCCAGAGGACATCGCGACCACCAGTCGCCATGCCTGTGGAACCTTGACGATCGAAGGCGCGCCACATCTCAAGGCCGAACACCTTGCTGTCTTCGACTGTGCGGTCCCCGGAGGTGCGCTCGGGACCCGCTCCATCGCACCCGAAGGGCACGTCAAAATGCTCGGCGCCGTCCAAGCGTTCCTGAGCGGCGGCGTGAGCAAAACCATCAACATGCCGGCCGGCGCCGAGGTCGAAGACGTCGCCCATGTCTACCAGCTGGCTCATGACCTCGGCGTGAAATGTATCGCGGTGTACCGCGACGGCTCGAAACTCAGCCAACCGCTGAATGCGATCGGTGCCGGCGAGCTCGCCCAAGCCGTGGAACAACACAATATTCCCAAAGTCGCACAGCACCTGGCCTCACTCAGCGTCGAGCGGGGAAAGCACCGCCCATTACCGAACAAACGCCAGGGCTACACACAAAAAGCGATCATTGGCGGACACAAACTTTATATCCGCACCGGCGAATATGCGGATGGGACGCTCGGCGAGATTTTTCTCGACATGCACAAAGAAGGGGCCGCGTTTCGCAGCTTGATGAACTGCTTTGCGATCGCCATTTCCATGGGACTGCAGTACGGCGTGCCGCTGGAAGAATTCGTCGAAGCATTCACCATCATGCGCTTCGAACCCAATGGCCCGGTCTCTGGCCACGACCAAATTAAGATGGCGA